Proteins encoded together in one uncultured Desulfosarcina sp. window:
- a CDS encoding ABC transporter ATP-binding protein — protein MATGNKPPMVQFKGIMKRFGKVVAVEKMDFDIEEGSLVTLLGPSGCGKTTLLRMVAGLEEPTEGDIFIKGKRINDTPIHKRNLGMIFQNYALFPHKTIFDNVAFGLKYRNVSRDEIEEKVSRALEMVRLPGVENRMPSQLSGGQQQRIAMARAIVIEPDVLLMDEPLSALDENLREAMRREVDNLQQMLGVTTIFVTHDQREALSMSDKILVMKDGRKQQEGGPESVYNEPVNHFVASFLGHSNFTGGEVVDVDDSHVHVRIETGDILFAKNKGGFSRGDKVEMIVRAQRFDAFPKEEFKPVPGLNHFEGRIKDRSYMGGEVSYFIELAAGREIHIISMMRTRLYKIGESVSVQVAPHHCHLIPAE, from the coding sequence GTGGCTACCGGCAACAAACCGCCCATGGTACAGTTCAAAGGAATCATGAAACGCTTCGGCAAGGTTGTGGCTGTCGAGAAGATGGACTTCGACATCGAAGAGGGATCGCTGGTCACCCTGCTGGGGCCGTCCGGCTGCGGCAAGACCACCCTTTTGCGCATGGTGGCCGGGTTGGAGGAGCCCACCGAAGGAGATATCTTCATCAAGGGCAAACGCATCAACGACACGCCCATCCACAAACGCAACCTGGGCATGATTTTCCAGAACTACGCCCTGTTTCCCCATAAGACCATTTTCGACAATGTGGCCTTCGGCCTGAAATACCGCAATGTCTCCAGGGACGAAATCGAGGAAAAGGTTTCCCGGGCCCTGGAGATGGTGCGTCTGCCCGGAGTGGAGAACCGCATGCCCAGCCAGTTGTCCGGTGGCCAGCAGCAGCGCATTGCCATGGCCCGGGCCATTGTGATCGAACCGGATGTCCTTTTAATGGACGAGCCCCTGTCGGCCCTGGACGAGAATTTGAGGGAGGCCATGCGCCGCGAGGTGGACAATCTCCAGCAGATGCTGGGCGTCACCACCATTTTCGTCACCCACGATCAGCGCGAAGCGTTGAGCATGTCCGACAAGATCCTGGTGATGAAAGATGGCCGCAAGCAGCAGGAGGGCGGTCCCGAATCCGTGTACAATGAACCGGTCAACCATTTCGTGGCCAGCTTTCTGGGCCACTCCAACTTCACTGGCGGAGAGGTCGTGGATGTGGACGACAGCCATGTTCATGTCCGGATCGAAACCGGCGACATCCTTTTCGCCAAAAATAAGGGCGGGTTTTCCAGGGGCGACAAGGTAGAGATGATCGTGCGCGCCCAGCGTTTCGACGCCTTTCCCAAAGAGGAATTCAAACCGGTCCCGGGATTGAACCACTTCGAAGGCCGCATCAAGGACCGCAGCTACATGGGCGGCGAGGTCAGCTACTTCATCGAACTGGCTGCCGGCCGGGAAATCCACATCATCAGCATGATGCGCACCCGTCTTTACAAGATCGGCGAGTCGGTCAGCGTGCAGGTGGCACCGCACCATTGCCACCTGATCCCTGCGGAATGA